A genome region from Anastrepha ludens isolate Willacy chromosome 3, idAnaLude1.1, whole genome shotgun sequence includes the following:
- the LOC128857346 gene encoding transmembrane protein 94 isoform X3, which produces MSGKLQRNAAIENANATGEGTSHEKLNYGLTTRVALARLHDDIEKLLREHEATYAKESFYRRLRSAFVKPSDTPLGWPAITATLFTMIALLIGDAYLAAICVAAILSLDLCVVVRENNLRRTEIYRKTRQALADIKLAERDLCGEWQPCNYPHLCCPISPCVSLQWTYRDGNIVNLPWALLVRGDHIVLRPGHITPGPCTEVNGKRTFEMHEIYGPTQVNDPPVRPLARAPLPDLVCSLQTTPFLDNLRVILENALKRPSTIYNQQRYLLVTKYIQQWGFICALCLTLFAGLLRINGLSSSPSAGRHSDEQHYWKYVFLETPAAAVIPLLPLIFPIMWISMNLWGVARLQCFLKIPQVLITKDSEKSFEEDLDTPTFDYENISLLRSNVFRNWWQLWNGDSELLPRSSNLVQVLGSITALCCIDKKGILSWPNPTAEKVFFLHDTDDEHLDERSTSCSTLNTESNRTSQAESKDGGIVAEVLDLTHDQHCPFRLEFDDHEWKSHIKSLKPLGLAILLNTCSPLTHAHYAQFCGHVTAVAMLDKDLVPVTNRYAIVDSSLTSFLHGRCLCELAKQIGFTDHATDRFSLEGQLASYRHLQPEVVRRDIRFARQLQLSSKVKVPFPHSLSVVMRENPGGYLSLFTQGTADIIMDFCDDFWDGKDLRPLSAQDRKKALDFYQRSALTAYCTAFSYRPLRHGINGALSGAKHTGGPIAYLELPPESKIRMQHVDRAHCDFESGHGHAKLSHSISTDSLLFSESKDDDINDVDGCFEMQCHQVFIGMVTMQYQAQTDIVQLVERLERACIRFVHFSKENELRSRVFSEKMGLESGWNCHISLLNEADDKASTNTGAATNANAEKANNISGGVGGAGNDADDEGSDLHRLLPPPNLESSKTLSSSAPGAISNPDDYNAVQLSSTPTSRRSSASYGDGNDKEQSLHLVGDGGVDAEGAHASKATADAVAEENRQSEDSAMDENCRSMSIITESTEQSAPVHFDMSNRAKLPRGIENIRPHLEQVDNVPLQVSLFTDCSPEATRQMLDIMQSYGEIVVCLGSSASNSNAKIFLQADCSIAVEPLYPQVCQDIAAFTESNLTNNKLRLLRLKKDLNGEEKYGSHEPYTTEELLESGFYGNDEPQMRPMQASGNTLSPVYLSRLLNSLACSISVCRDEPLSLVAIIELSRRFSSGLWNCIQYWACCAGALSVINILSACLSLPPLLTPLMVIYLMSIPVPLIALALAHIDIDPKIMNRATGKKQTEYDTQVFGFVLWCYGCKFIAPILVLVLAYCTFMAHPIELMDIDEEKFHINLHIARIFSFLGILVHFVVISGCFVHRDHSLWQRNPFRNRIWAFTCGCTLLVHVVICAVQILLHDTYYHEVCGMWPAIVFLYCGSFISLIITEICKWQEIKVNTRYQRRARLDFGTKLGMNSPF; this is translated from the exons ATGTCCGGGAAGTTACAACGAAATGCGGCAATTGAAAACGCCAATGCGACCGGTGAAGGAACTTCCCATGAGAAACTCAATTATGGCCTAACTACTCGAGTTGCATTAGCGCGTCTGCACGATGATATCGAAAAATTGTTGCGTGAGCATGAGGCCACCTACGCCAAGGAGAG CTTCTATCGGAGACTGCGTTCGGCGTTCGTAAAGCCCAGCGATACACCATTGGGATGGCCTGCAATCACTGCCACACTATTCACCATGATTGCTCTACTAATTGGCGACGCGTATCTGGCTGCGATCTGTGTTGCGGCTATCTTATCATTAGATTTGTGCGTGGTGGTGCGCGAGAACAATTTACGTCGCACCGAAATCTACCGCAAGACACGTCAGGCACTCGCCGATATAAAACTCGCTGAACGGGATCTATGTGGCGAGTGGCAACCATGCAATTATCCACATCTTTGTTGTCCAATTTCGCCATGCGTGTCATTGCAGTGGACGTATCGCGATGGTAATATTGTGAATCTTCCGTGGGCGCTCCTAGTGCGGGGCGATCACATCGTGCTACGTCCGGGTCATATCACTCCCGGTCCATGTACGGAAGTGAATGGCAAGCGCAcatttgaaatgcatgaaatatATGGCCCAACACAGGTGAATGATCCGCCAGTGCGTCCATTGGCGAGAGCACCGCTACCCGATTTGGTGTGCAGCTTACAGACGACGCCGTTTTTGGATAACTTGCGTGTCATTTTGGAGAACGCTTTAAAACGACCATCAACGATTTATAATCAGCAGCGTTATTTG CTGGTGACGAAATACATCCAACAATGGGGCTTCATATGTGCTCTTTGTTTAACACTTTTCGCCGGCTTACTACGCATAAATGGTTTGAGCAGCTCGCCCAGTGCGGGGCGCCATTCCGACGAACAGCATTACTGGAAATATGTTTTTCTGGAGACCCCAGCTGCCGCGGTAATACCACTACTTCCACTCATTTTCCCCATCATGTGGATATCGATGAATTTGTGGGGTGTTGCCAGACTACAGTGTTTTCTCAAAATACCACAAGTGCTTATCACTAAGGACTCCGAAAAGTCATTCGAAGAAGACTTGGACACTCCCACCTTTGACTATGAGAATATTTCGTTACTACGTTCAAATGTCTTCCGCAATTGGTGGCAGCTATGGAATGGTGATAGTGAATTGCTACCGCGTTCATCGAATTTGGTACAAGTTTTGGGTTCCATCACTGCCCTTTGTTGCATAGATAAGAAAGGCATACTTTCATGGCCAAATCCGACGGCTGAAAAAGTGTTCTTTTTACACGATACTGACGACGAACACTTAGATGAGCGCAGCACTAGTTGTTCTACGTTGAATACGGAAAGCAATCGAACGAGTCAGGCCGAAAGCAAGGATGGCGGCATTGTGGCCGAAGTTCTGGATCTTACACATGATCAGCATTGCCCGTTCCGTTTGGAGTTCGATGATCATGAGTGGAAGTCGCATATTAAATCTCTTAAACCATTAG GTCTCGCAATACTACTAAACACGTGCTCGCCCTTGACACACGCACATTACGCGCAATTCTGTGGGCATGTAACCGCTGTGGCAATGCTGGATAAAGATTTAGTGCCCGTCACAAATCGGTATGCCATCGTTGACTCCAGTTTGACTAGCTTTTTGCATGG ACGTTGTCTCTGTGAATTGGCCAAACAAATCGGTTTTACCGATCACGCCACAGATCGTTTTTCGCTCGAGGGTCAGCTTGCTTCCTACAGGCATTTG CAACCGGAGGTAGTTCGCCGTGACATACGCTTCGCACGGCAACTCCAACTTTCATCCAAAGTGAAGGTGCCTTTTCCACACTCATTGTCGGTTGTGATGCGCGAAAACCCTGGTGGCTACCTTTCGCTCTTCACGCAAGGCACCGCCGACATAATAATGGATTTTTGTGATGATTTCTGGGATGGCAAAGATTTGCGCCCACTGTCGGCACAGGATCGCAAAAAAGCGCTCGATTTCTATCAACGCAGCGCACTCACCGCCTACTGCACGGCCTTTTCATATCGCCCACTCCGTCATGGCATCAATGGTGCGCTAAGTGGCGCAAAACACACAGGCGGTCCCATCGCTTACCTCGAGTTACCACCCGAGTCAAAAATACGTATGCAACATGTAGATCGTGCGCATTGTGACTTTGAGAGTGGGCATGGTCATGCCAAATTGAGTCACAGCATCAGCACCGATTCGCTGCTATTCTCCGAGAGCAAAGACGATGACATTAACGATGTGGATGGTTGTTTTGAGATGCAATGCCATCAGGTGTTCATTGGTATGGTTACGATGCAGTACCAGGCCCAGACCGATATTGTGCAGCTGGTGGAGCGACTGGAACGCGCTTGCATACGATTTGTGCATTTCAGTAAGGAAAATGAGCTACGCTCGCGTGTGTTCTCGGAAAAAATGGGCCTCGAATCGGGTTGGAATTGTCATATATCGCTGTTGAACGAAGCAGACGATAAGGCATCGACGAATACTGGCGCCGCCACAAACGCAAATGCTGAAAAGGCTAACAACATTAGTG GAGGTGTTGGAGGCGCTGGCAACGACGCCGATGACGAGGGTAGCGACTTGCATCGACTGCTGCCGCCACCCAATCTCGAGTCTTCCAAAACGCTTAGCTCATCAGCTCCTGGCGCAATCTCCAATCCCGACGACTACAATGCGGTGCAGCTCAGCTCAACGCCGACATCTCGTCGCAGTAGCGCCAGCTATGGTGATGGTAACGACAAAGAGCAATCCTTGCACTTAGTTGGTGATGGCGGGGTCGACGCAGAAGGAGCGCATGCTAGCAAAGCTACTGCCGATGCTGTTGCAGAGGAAAACCGCCAATCGGAGGATTCCGCCATGGATGAAAACTGTCGCTCCATGAGCATCATAACAGAAAGCACCGAACAAAGCGCTCCGGTACACTTTGATATGTCGAATCGTGCCAAATTGCCGCGTGGCATCGAGAATATACGTCCACATTTGGAGCAAGTCGATAATGTACCGTTGCAAGTGTCACTTTTCACCGACTGCTCGCCCGAAGCGACACGTCAAATGCTCGATATTATGCAGTCGTATGGAGAGATTGTCGTCTGCCTCGGCTCTTCGGCAAGCAAttcaaatgcgaaaattttcttGCAGGCTGATTGCAGCATTGCTGTGGAGCCATTATATCCGCAAGTTTGCCAAGATATTGCTGCATTCACGGAGAGCAATTTGACTAATAATAAATTACGCCTGCTACGCCTTAAAAAAGATCTCAATGGCGAGGAGAAGTATGGCAGTCATGAGCCCTACACCACCGAAGAATTGCTCGAGAGCGGCTTCTATGGGAATGACGAGCCACAAATGCGCCCAATGCAAGCATCTGGCAACACCCTGTCGCCCGTCTATCTCAGCCGACTACTGAATTCGTTGGCCTGTTCAATATCCGTGTGTCGTGACGAGCCTTTGTCACTGGTGGCCATTATCGAGCTATCGCGTCGTTTCTCTTCAGGGCTCTGGAATTGTATACAATATTGGGCTTGCTGTGCTGGCGCACTTTCCGTAATTAACATCTTGAGCGCCTGCCTTTCATTGCCACCGCTACTGACGCCGCTCATGGTGATCTACTTGATGAGCATACCGGTGCCACTGATTGCTCTAGCGCTGGCGCACATCGATATTGACCCGAAGATTATGAACCGCGCAACGGGGAAGAAACAAACTGAGTATGACACGcaagtttttggttttgtgcttTGGTGTTACGGCTGTAAATTTATCGCGCCTATTTTGGTATTG GTTTTGGCCTATTGTACATTTATGGCCCATCCCATCGAGCTCATGGACATTgatgaagaaaaatttcatataaatctgCATATTGCGcgcattttttcatttcttggcattttagtgcattttg TCGTGATTTCTGGCTGCTTCGTGCATCGCGATCACTCGCTGTGGCAGCGCAATCCCTTCCGCAATCGCATTTGGGCTTTCACCTGCGGCTGTACGCTGCTCGTGCACGTCGTCATATGCGCGGTGCAAATATTGCTGCACGACACCTACTACCACGAGGTATGTGGCATGTGGCCAGCAATAGTTTTTCTCTACTGTGGCAGTTTTATAAGTCTGATTATCACAGAAATTTGCAAGTGGCAAGAGATTAA AGTAAACACACGTTATCAACGCCGTGCGAGGCTGGACTTTGGCACCAAATTGGGCATGAATTCACCGTTTTAA
- the LOC128857346 gene encoding transmembrane protein 94 isoform X1 gives MSGKLQRNAAIENANATGEGTSHEKLNYGLTTRVALARLHDDIEKLLREHEATYAKESFYRRLRSAFVKPSDTPLGWPAITATLFTMIALLIGDAYLAAICVAAILSLDLCVVVRENNLRRTEIYRKTRQALADIKLAERDLCGEWQPCNYPHLCCPISPCVSLQWTYRDGNIVNLPWALLVRGDHIVLRPGHITPGPCTEVNGKRTFEMHEIYGPTQVNDPPVRPLARAPLPDLVCSLQTTPFLDNLRVILENALKRPSTIYNQQRYLLVTKYIQQWGFICALCLTLFAGLLRINGLSSSPSAGRHSDEQHYWKYVFLETPAAAVIPLLPLIFPIMWISMNLWGVARLQCFLKIPQVLITKDSEKSFEEDLDTPTFDYENISLLRSNVFRNWWQLWNGDSELLPRSSNLVQVLGSITALCCIDKKGILSWPNPTAEKVFFLHDTDDEHLDERSTSCSTLNTESNRTSQAESKDGGIVAEVLDLTHDQHCPFRLEFDDHEWKSHIKSLKPLGLAILLNTCSPLTHAHYAQFCGHVTAVAMLDKDLVPVTNRYAIVDSSLTSFLHGRCLCELAKQIGFTDHATDRFSLEGQLASYRHLQPEVVRRDIRFARQLQLSSKVKVPFPHSLSVVMRENPGGYLSLFTQGTADIIMDFCDDFWDGKDLRPLSAQDRKKALDFYQRSALTAYCTAFSYRPLRHGINGALSGAKHTGGPIAYLELPPESKIRMQHVDRAHCDFESGHGHAKLSHSISTDSLLFSESKDDDINDVDGCFEMQCHQVFIGMVTMQYQAQTDIVQLVERLERACIRFVHFSKENELRSRVFSEKMGLESGWNCHISLLNEADDKASTNTGAATNANAEKANNISGTSAAGQTPMRSGNKDAHTNIANNHDHTTAIITINNNNTATSTINSTTTAITSNNTSLPHNVENMNQCSSTMHPNTTISNQNNNNNSSISSTHHTHQTHLNTSNIAGGVGGAGNDADDEGSDLHRLLPPPNLESSKTLSSSAPGAISNPDDYNAVQLSSTPTSRRSSASYGDGNDKEQSLHLVGDGGVDAEGAHASKATADAVAEENRQSEDSAMDENCRSMSIITESTEQSAPVHFDMSNRAKLPRGIENIRPHLEQVDNVPLQVSLFTDCSPEATRQMLDIMQSYGEIVVCLGSSASNSNAKIFLQADCSIAVEPLYPQVCQDIAAFTESNLTNNKLRLLRLKKDLNGEEKYGSHEPYTTEELLESGFYGNDEPQMRPMQASGNTLSPVYLSRLLNSLACSISVCRDEPLSLVAIIELSRRFSSGLWNCIQYWACCAGALSVINILSACLSLPPLLTPLMVIYLMSIPVPLIALALAHIDIDPKIMNRATGKKQTEYDTQVFGFVLWCYGCKFIAPILVLVLAYCTFMAHPIELMDIDEEKFHINLHIARIFSFLGILVHFVVISGCFVHRDHSLWQRNPFRNRIWAFTCGCTLLVHVVICAVQILLHDTYYHEVCGMWPAIVFLYCGSFISLIITEICKWQEIKVNTRYQRRARLDFGTKLGMNSPF, from the exons ATGTCCGGGAAGTTACAACGAAATGCGGCAATTGAAAACGCCAATGCGACCGGTGAAGGAACTTCCCATGAGAAACTCAATTATGGCCTAACTACTCGAGTTGCATTAGCGCGTCTGCACGATGATATCGAAAAATTGTTGCGTGAGCATGAGGCCACCTACGCCAAGGAGAG CTTCTATCGGAGACTGCGTTCGGCGTTCGTAAAGCCCAGCGATACACCATTGGGATGGCCTGCAATCACTGCCACACTATTCACCATGATTGCTCTACTAATTGGCGACGCGTATCTGGCTGCGATCTGTGTTGCGGCTATCTTATCATTAGATTTGTGCGTGGTGGTGCGCGAGAACAATTTACGTCGCACCGAAATCTACCGCAAGACACGTCAGGCACTCGCCGATATAAAACTCGCTGAACGGGATCTATGTGGCGAGTGGCAACCATGCAATTATCCACATCTTTGTTGTCCAATTTCGCCATGCGTGTCATTGCAGTGGACGTATCGCGATGGTAATATTGTGAATCTTCCGTGGGCGCTCCTAGTGCGGGGCGATCACATCGTGCTACGTCCGGGTCATATCACTCCCGGTCCATGTACGGAAGTGAATGGCAAGCGCAcatttgaaatgcatgaaatatATGGCCCAACACAGGTGAATGATCCGCCAGTGCGTCCATTGGCGAGAGCACCGCTACCCGATTTGGTGTGCAGCTTACAGACGACGCCGTTTTTGGATAACTTGCGTGTCATTTTGGAGAACGCTTTAAAACGACCATCAACGATTTATAATCAGCAGCGTTATTTG CTGGTGACGAAATACATCCAACAATGGGGCTTCATATGTGCTCTTTGTTTAACACTTTTCGCCGGCTTACTACGCATAAATGGTTTGAGCAGCTCGCCCAGTGCGGGGCGCCATTCCGACGAACAGCATTACTGGAAATATGTTTTTCTGGAGACCCCAGCTGCCGCGGTAATACCACTACTTCCACTCATTTTCCCCATCATGTGGATATCGATGAATTTGTGGGGTGTTGCCAGACTACAGTGTTTTCTCAAAATACCACAAGTGCTTATCACTAAGGACTCCGAAAAGTCATTCGAAGAAGACTTGGACACTCCCACCTTTGACTATGAGAATATTTCGTTACTACGTTCAAATGTCTTCCGCAATTGGTGGCAGCTATGGAATGGTGATAGTGAATTGCTACCGCGTTCATCGAATTTGGTACAAGTTTTGGGTTCCATCACTGCCCTTTGTTGCATAGATAAGAAAGGCATACTTTCATGGCCAAATCCGACGGCTGAAAAAGTGTTCTTTTTACACGATACTGACGACGAACACTTAGATGAGCGCAGCACTAGTTGTTCTACGTTGAATACGGAAAGCAATCGAACGAGTCAGGCCGAAAGCAAGGATGGCGGCATTGTGGCCGAAGTTCTGGATCTTACACATGATCAGCATTGCCCGTTCCGTTTGGAGTTCGATGATCATGAGTGGAAGTCGCATATTAAATCTCTTAAACCATTAG GTCTCGCAATACTACTAAACACGTGCTCGCCCTTGACACACGCACATTACGCGCAATTCTGTGGGCATGTAACCGCTGTGGCAATGCTGGATAAAGATTTAGTGCCCGTCACAAATCGGTATGCCATCGTTGACTCCAGTTTGACTAGCTTTTTGCATGG ACGTTGTCTCTGTGAATTGGCCAAACAAATCGGTTTTACCGATCACGCCACAGATCGTTTTTCGCTCGAGGGTCAGCTTGCTTCCTACAGGCATTTG CAACCGGAGGTAGTTCGCCGTGACATACGCTTCGCACGGCAACTCCAACTTTCATCCAAAGTGAAGGTGCCTTTTCCACACTCATTGTCGGTTGTGATGCGCGAAAACCCTGGTGGCTACCTTTCGCTCTTCACGCAAGGCACCGCCGACATAATAATGGATTTTTGTGATGATTTCTGGGATGGCAAAGATTTGCGCCCACTGTCGGCACAGGATCGCAAAAAAGCGCTCGATTTCTATCAACGCAGCGCACTCACCGCCTACTGCACGGCCTTTTCATATCGCCCACTCCGTCATGGCATCAATGGTGCGCTAAGTGGCGCAAAACACACAGGCGGTCCCATCGCTTACCTCGAGTTACCACCCGAGTCAAAAATACGTATGCAACATGTAGATCGTGCGCATTGTGACTTTGAGAGTGGGCATGGTCATGCCAAATTGAGTCACAGCATCAGCACCGATTCGCTGCTATTCTCCGAGAGCAAAGACGATGACATTAACGATGTGGATGGTTGTTTTGAGATGCAATGCCATCAGGTGTTCATTGGTATGGTTACGATGCAGTACCAGGCCCAGACCGATATTGTGCAGCTGGTGGAGCGACTGGAACGCGCTTGCATACGATTTGTGCATTTCAGTAAGGAAAATGAGCTACGCTCGCGTGTGTTCTCGGAAAAAATGGGCCTCGAATCGGGTTGGAATTGTCATATATCGCTGTTGAACGAAGCAGACGATAAGGCATCGACGAATACTGGCGCCGCCACAAACGCAAATGCTGAAAAGGCTAACAACATTAGTGGTACGTCAGCGGCAGGGCAAACGCCCATGCGCTCTGGTAACAAAGATGCGCATACTAATATTGCGAACAATCATGATCACACAACAGCCATTATcaccataaacaacaacaacactgccACAAGCACCATCAATTCGACCACCACTGCCATTACTAGTAATAATACTTCATTGCCTCATAATGTTGAAAACATGAATCAGTGTAGCAGCACCATGCACCCCAACACAACCATCAGcaaccaaaacaacaacaacaacagtagtaTTAGTAGCACGCATCACACTCATCAAACGCACCTAAATACATCGAACATTGCAGGAGGTGTTGGAGGCGCTGGCAACGACGCCGATGACGAGGGTAGCGACTTGCATCGACTGCTGCCGCCACCCAATCTCGAGTCTTCCAAAACGCTTAGCTCATCAGCTCCTGGCGCAATCTCCAATCCCGACGACTACAATGCGGTGCAGCTCAGCTCAACGCCGACATCTCGTCGCAGTAGCGCCAGCTATGGTGATGGTAACGACAAAGAGCAATCCTTGCACTTAGTTGGTGATGGCGGGGTCGACGCAGAAGGAGCGCATGCTAGCAAAGCTACTGCCGATGCTGTTGCAGAGGAAAACCGCCAATCGGAGGATTCCGCCATGGATGAAAACTGTCGCTCCATGAGCATCATAACAGAAAGCACCGAACAAAGCGCTCCGGTACACTTTGATATGTCGAATCGTGCCAAATTGCCGCGTGGCATCGAGAATATACGTCCACATTTGGAGCAAGTCGATAATGTACCGTTGCAAGTGTCACTTTTCACCGACTGCTCGCCCGAAGCGACACGTCAAATGCTCGATATTATGCAGTCGTATGGAGAGATTGTCGTCTGCCTCGGCTCTTCGGCAAGCAAttcaaatgcgaaaattttcttGCAGGCTGATTGCAGCATTGCTGTGGAGCCATTATATCCGCAAGTTTGCCAAGATATTGCTGCATTCACGGAGAGCAATTTGACTAATAATAAATTACGCCTGCTACGCCTTAAAAAAGATCTCAATGGCGAGGAGAAGTATGGCAGTCATGAGCCCTACACCACCGAAGAATTGCTCGAGAGCGGCTTCTATGGGAATGACGAGCCACAAATGCGCCCAATGCAAGCATCTGGCAACACCCTGTCGCCCGTCTATCTCAGCCGACTACTGAATTCGTTGGCCTGTTCAATATCCGTGTGTCGTGACGAGCCTTTGTCACTGGTGGCCATTATCGAGCTATCGCGTCGTTTCTCTTCAGGGCTCTGGAATTGTATACAATATTGGGCTTGCTGTGCTGGCGCACTTTCCGTAATTAACATCTTGAGCGCCTGCCTTTCATTGCCACCGCTACTGACGCCGCTCATGGTGATCTACTTGATGAGCATACCGGTGCCACTGATTGCTCTAGCGCTGGCGCACATCGATATTGACCCGAAGATTATGAACCGCGCAACGGGGAAGAAACAAACTGAGTATGACACGcaagtttttggttttgtgcttTGGTGTTACGGCTGTAAATTTATCGCGCCTATTTTGGTATTG GTTTTGGCCTATTGTACATTTATGGCCCATCCCATCGAGCTCATGGACATTgatgaagaaaaatttcatataaatctgCATATTGCGcgcattttttcatttcttggcattttagtgcattttg TCGTGATTTCTGGCTGCTTCGTGCATCGCGATCACTCGCTGTGGCAGCGCAATCCCTTCCGCAATCGCATTTGGGCTTTCACCTGCGGCTGTACGCTGCTCGTGCACGTCGTCATATGCGCGGTGCAAATATTGCTGCACGACACCTACTACCACGAGGTATGTGGCATGTGGCCAGCAATAGTTTTTCTCTACTGTGGCAGTTTTATAAGTCTGATTATCACAGAAATTTGCAAGTGGCAAGAGATTAA AGTAAACACACGTTATCAACGCCGTGCGAGGCTGGACTTTGGCACCAAATTGGGCATGAATTCACCGTTTTAA